A single genomic interval of Sphingopyxis sp. CCNWLW2 harbors:
- a CDS encoding OmpA family protein, translating into MMRLASLSIGAALLAACSPDGGGNAPADDAAMGAGTTSAPVAAAADAQPTTGGGPGSAMAGTVSDLKGDVSGLNIRVTATATIVDLPADALFEFDRADLTPGAEAELRKAAELIRKAPTGAIEVIGHSDAKGDDAYNLRLSEKRARTVADWFAGQVGVRQRTFRVSGKGETEPIAPNQTADGKDDAAGRARNRRVEVVLPR; encoded by the coding sequence ATGATGCGGCTTGCCTCGCTGTCGATCGGCGCCGCGCTCCTCGCCGCCTGTTCACCGGACGGCGGCGGCAATGCCCCTGCCGACGATGCGGCCATGGGAGCGGGGACGACATCCGCCCCCGTCGCAGCCGCAGCCGACGCACAACCCACCACCGGGGGCGGACCGGGAAGCGCGATGGCGGGAACGGTCAGCGACCTGAAAGGCGACGTCAGCGGGCTGAACATTCGCGTCACCGCTACCGCCACAATCGTCGACCTGCCCGCCGACGCGCTGTTCGAATTCGACAGGGCCGATCTGACCCCCGGCGCCGAGGCCGAGTTGCGCAAGGCGGCCGAACTGATCCGCAAGGCGCCGACGGGCGCCATCGAAGTGATCGGCCATAGCGACGCTAAGGGCGACGACGCCTATAACCTGCGTCTGTCCGAAAAGCGGGCGCGGACCGTCGCCGACTGGTTCGCCGGCCAGGTCGGGGTGCGCCAGCGCACGTTCCGTGTGTCGGGCAAGGGCGAAACCGAGCCGATCGCGCCGAATCAAACCGCCGACGGAAAGGATGACGCCGCCGGCCGCGCCCGGAATCGCCGCGTCGAGGTGGTCCTGCCGCGATAG
- a CDS encoding nitroreductase family protein → MPYTAIPLPDRMSFTDTDMRARAEEFYAEISRRHTVRDFATTPVPRDIIETCIRAAGTAPSGANHQPWHFAVVGDPELKTRIRAAAEEEEREFYAGRASAEWLAALEPIGTDPNKPFLEDAPWLIAIFGQRKGPHEGALRKNYYVPESVNIAAGFLIAALHHAGLATLTHTPNPMAFLNDALGRPDYEKPYILLVVGHPAANATVPLHAKEKKALEDIASFR, encoded by the coding sequence ATGCCCTACACCGCGATTCCGCTGCCTGACCGCATGAGTTTCACCGATACGGATATGCGCGCACGCGCCGAAGAATTTTACGCCGAGATCAGCCGTCGGCACACGGTGCGCGATTTTGCGACAACCCCGGTGCCGCGCGACATCATCGAAACCTGTATTCGCGCTGCCGGGACGGCGCCCAGCGGCGCGAACCATCAGCCCTGGCATTTCGCGGTCGTTGGCGATCCTGAGCTCAAGACGCGGATTCGTGCAGCTGCCGAAGAGGAGGAGCGCGAATTTTACGCCGGACGCGCCAGCGCCGAATGGCTCGCGGCATTGGAGCCGATCGGCACCGATCCGAACAAGCCCTTTTTGGAAGATGCGCCGTGGCTGATCGCGATCTTTGGTCAGCGCAAGGGGCCGCACGAGGGCGCGCTGCGCAAAAATTATTATGTTCCCGAATCGGTGAACATCGCGGCGGGTTTCCTGATCGCGGCGCTTCATCATGCGGGGCTCGCGACGCTGACCCACACGCCCAATCCAATGGCGTTTCTCAACGATGCGCTCGGCCGCCCCGACTATGAAAAGCCCTATATCCTGCTCGTCGTCGGCCATCCTGCGGCCAATGCGACGGTGCCGCTTCACGCCAAGGAGAAGAAGGCGCTCGAGGATATTGCGAGCTTTCGATAG
- a CDS encoding magnesium and cobalt transport protein CorA: MPIMAARVYHDGKLVRDIGTDEAIPEDCDNGDFFWLGLYEPTPGELEGIAKRFGLHPLAVEDALKANQLPKVEAYGDQLFVIARTANLDADTIHPGETAFFLGPHFFVSVRHGSARTHTDIRARLETLPAKLAHGPDYVLYAVLDFIVDGYFPVIDAIEDRMLTVEESVMDTPLDAAEIRHLYSQRHEIIRFQRLVGMMKEVAGRLATDDDLPNIDPAVRPFYRDIWDHVQRAEFRLTGLRDIAASVIETNGMLEQQRQGVITRQLAAWAAILAVPTAIAGIYGMNFEHMPELGWTFGYPMVVGTIAVICALLFWRFKNIGWL; the protein is encoded by the coding sequence ATGCCGATTATGGCCGCCCGCGTTTATCATGACGGCAAGCTTGTCCGCGACATCGGCACGGATGAGGCGATTCCCGAAGATTGCGACAATGGCGATTTCTTTTGGCTTGGCCTGTACGAGCCGACGCCGGGCGAGCTCGAAGGGATTGCGAAACGCTTCGGCCTCCATCCGCTCGCGGTCGAGGATGCGCTGAAGGCGAACCAGCTGCCGAAGGTCGAGGCCTATGGCGACCAGCTGTTCGTCATCGCCCGCACAGCCAATCTCGACGCCGATACGATTCATCCGGGCGAAACCGCCTTTTTCCTTGGCCCCCATTTTTTCGTCAGCGTCCGTCATGGGTCGGCGCGCACGCATACCGACATCCGGGCGCGGCTCGAAACCTTGCCCGCCAAGCTGGCTCACGGTCCCGATTATGTTCTCTATGCCGTCCTCGATTTCATCGTCGATGGCTATTTTCCCGTCATCGACGCGATCGAGGACCGGATGCTGACGGTCGAGGAAAGCGTGATGGACACGCCGCTCGACGCCGCCGAGATCCGGCATCTCTATTCGCAGCGGCACGAGATCATCCGTTTCCAGCGCCTCGTCGGGATGATGAAGGAAGTCGCCGGCCGGCTCGCGACCGACGATGATCTTCCCAATATCGATCCTGCGGTGCGTCCATTCTACCGCGACATCTGGGACCATGTGCAGCGCGCCGAGTTCCGCCTGACCGGGCTGCGCGATATTGCCGCGTCGGTGATCGAAACCAACGGCATGCTCGAACAGCAGCGTCAGGGCGTCATCACGCGCCAGCTCGCCGCATGGGCCGCGATCCTGGCGGTGCCGACCGCGATTGCCGGCATCTATGGCATGAATTTCGAACATATGCCCGAACTCGGCTGGACCTTTGGTTATCCGATGGTCGTCGGCACGATCGCCGTGATCTGCGCGCTCCTGTTTTGGCGTTTCAAGAATATCGGCTGGCTCTGA
- a CDS encoding amidohydrolase family protein, with protein sequence MKNLLVALASLLFASATPAAAAQKHGDVVIRHVTIVDVEAAKAIAGQAVVLKGGDIVAVGADAVIAKDWHAARTVEGKGRYLIPGLWDMHVHFGGGPELIEENKALLPLYVANGITTIRDCSGDLPEQVLAWRGEIAAGSLFGPRLLTSGAKIEGIAPVWKGTIEVGSEADVDAALDRLKTRDKVDFVKITDSTLKPELFLYALTKAKALGLRTSGHIPMALTVDQAVDAGISSIEHLDYAYNAGAKDEAAIAADFAAKRIDRAEANRRLRASFDRATAMAAYRRFAAKGVFVTPTLNGSRIITYLDRDDHSKDEGLAYIGPKLRKTYDWRIERAAKADAAAIAARHAHIEAVGSILPMLAEAGVPIIAGTDAGFLNSFNYPGFGLHDEIELFQQKGLTPAQALASATRAGPAWFGQLDRYGAVKPGMAADLVLLTKNPLEDIVATRAIDTVVMRGTVQDRAALDKMLADTRAKVAAWNAGAPKP encoded by the coding sequence ATGAAAAATTTGCTCGTCGCGCTCGCATCGTTGCTCTTCGCATCGGCCACCCCTGCGGCTGCCGCGCAGAAGCATGGCGATGTCGTCATCCGCCATGTGACGATCGTCGATGTCGAGGCGGCGAAGGCGATCGCCGGGCAGGCGGTGGTGCTGAAGGGCGGCGATATCGTCGCGGTCGGCGCCGATGCGGTCATCGCGAAGGACTGGCACGCGGCGCGAACGGTCGAGGGCAAGGGGCGCTATCTGATCCCGGGCCTCTGGGACATGCACGTCCATTTCGGCGGCGGGCCTGAGTTGATCGAAGAGAATAAGGCGCTGCTGCCGCTCTATGTCGCGAACGGCATCACGACGATCCGCGACTGTTCGGGGGATTTGCCCGAGCAAGTGCTCGCCTGGCGCGGCGAGATTGCGGCGGGCAGCCTGTTCGGCCCGCGCCTCTTGACATCGGGCGCAAAGATCGAAGGAATCGCGCCGGTCTGGAAAGGGACGATCGAGGTCGGCAGCGAAGCCGATGTCGACGCCGCGCTCGATCGCCTCAAGACGCGCGACAAGGTCGATTTCGTCAAGATCACCGACAGCACGCTGAAACCCGAACTGTTCCTCTATGCGCTGACCAAGGCCAAGGCGCTTGGCTTGCGCACGTCGGGGCATATCCCGATGGCGTTGACGGTCGATCAGGCGGTCGACGCCGGGATCAGCTCGATCGAGCATCTCGACTATGCCTATAACGCCGGCGCGAAGGACGAGGCTGCGATCGCCGCCGATTTCGCCGCGAAGCGTATCGACCGTGCCGAAGCGAACCGCCGGCTCCGCGCGAGCTTCGACCGCGCCACCGCGATGGCCGCCTATCGCCGCTTCGCCGCGAAGGGCGTGTTCGTCACCCCGACGCTGAACGGCAGCCGTATCATCACCTATCTCGACCGCGACGATCACTCGAAGGACGAGGGCCTCGCCTATATCGGGCCGAAGCTGCGCAAGACCTATGACTGGCGGATTGAGCGCGCCGCAAAGGCCGATGCTGCGGCGATCGCGGCGCGCCATGCGCATATCGAAGCGGTGGGATCGATCCTGCCGATGCTCGCCGAAGCCGGCGTGCCGATCATCGCAGGGACCGACGCGGGTTTCCTCAACAGCTTCAACTATCCGGGTTTCGGGCTGCACGACGAGATCGAACTGTTCCAGCAGAAGGGATTGACCCCGGCGCAGGCGCTCGCGTCGGCGACGCGCGCAGGCCCGGCGTGGTTTGGGCAGCTCGATCGCTACGGCGCGGTCAAGCCCGGCATGGCCGCCGATCTGGTGTTGCTGACGAAGAATCCGCTCGAGGATATCGTCGCGACGCGCGCCATCGACACGGTGGTGATGCGTGGGACGGTTCAGGATCGGGCGGCGCTCGACAAGATGCTGGCCGATACGCGCGCGAAGGTTGCGGCGTGGAATGCCGGGGCGCCCAAGCCCTAA
- the acnA gene encoding aconitate hydratase AcnA — translation MTTTGNDTLGTRSTLSVGGKNYAYYSLDKAAAQLGDVSRLPFSMKVLLENLLRFEDGGFTVSKDDVQALVDWQKDPHSNREIQYRPARVLLQDFTGVPCVVDLAAMRDAIATLGGDTTKINPLVPVHLVIDHSVMVDEFGHPKAFEQNVEIEYYRNGERYDFLKWGSKSLSNFKAVPPGTGICHQVNLEHIAQAVWSSEDSAGETVAYPDTCVGTDSHTTMINGLGVLGWGVGGIEAEAAMLGQPVSMLIPEVVGFKFTGKLKEGVTATDLVLTATQMLRAKGVVGRFVEYFGPGLASLSLADRATLANMAPEYGATCGFFGVDDKTLDYMRLTGRSDENIALVEAYAKAQGLWIVEGAADPIFTDTLELDLGSVVPSLAGPKRPQDRVSLPDVDDVFNADMVNTYKKAQTRVPVEGRDFDIGDGDVTIAAITSCTNTSNPGVLVAAGLVAKKADALGLKPKPWVKTSLAPGSQVVTDYLEKAGLQKHLDNIGFNLVGYGCTTCIGNSGPLAEPISKAINENGLVAAAVISGNRNFEGRVSPDVRANFLASPPLVVAYALKGTVIEDFTTTPIGQDQQGKDVFLADIWPTNLEVADAVAGAVDRDMFEARYAHVYKGDEHWQKIEVEGSDTYQWRAGSTYVANPPYFEGMTMTPAPVSDIIDAKPLAILGDSITTDHISPAGSIKADSPAGKWLMEHQVAKADFNSYGARRGHHDVMMRGTFANIRIKNEMVPGIEGGMSRYGAEVMPIYDAAMRHKADGTPLVVIAGKEYGTGSSRDWAAKGTNLLGVRAVIVESFERIHRSNLVGMGVLPLQFQDGDTRETLGLTGDDTFTITGVADLKPRQTVTVNVTRADGSTFSFDTLCRIDTANEVEYYMNGGILHYVLRKLAA, via the coding sequence ATGACGACCACGGGCAACGACACGCTTGGAACCCGCTCGACGCTGAGCGTCGGCGGCAAGAATTACGCCTATTATTCGCTCGACAAGGCCGCGGCACAGCTCGGCGACGTCTCGCGCCTGCCCTTCTCGATGAAGGTGCTGCTCGAAAACCTGCTGCGCTTCGAGGATGGCGGCTTCACCGTGTCGAAGGACGATGTGCAGGCGCTGGTCGACTGGCAGAAGGACCCGCACTCGAACCGCGAGATCCAGTATCGCCCGGCGCGCGTGCTGCTGCAGGATTTCACCGGTGTTCCCTGCGTCGTCGACCTCGCCGCGATGCGCGATGCGATCGCGACGCTCGGCGGCGACACGACGAAGATCAACCCGCTCGTCCCCGTCCACCTCGTCATCGACCATTCGGTGATGGTCGACGAATTCGGTCATCCGAAGGCGTTCGAGCAGAATGTCGAGATCGAATATTATCGCAACGGCGAACGTTACGACTTCCTGAAATGGGGGTCGAAGAGCCTGTCGAACTTCAAGGCGGTGCCCCCGGGCACCGGCATCTGTCACCAGGTCAATCTCGAGCATATCGCGCAGGCGGTGTGGTCGAGCGAGGATAGCGCGGGTGAAACCGTCGCCTATCCCGACACCTGCGTCGGCACCGACAGCCACACGACGATGATCAACGGGCTCGGCGTGCTCGGCTGGGGCGTCGGCGGGATCGAGGCCGAGGCCGCGATGCTCGGCCAGCCCGTGTCGATGCTCATCCCCGAAGTCGTCGGCTTCAAATTCACCGGCAAGCTGAAGGAAGGCGTCACCGCGACCGACCTCGTGCTCACCGCGACGCAGATGCTGCGCGCCAAGGGCGTCGTCGGCCGCTTCGTCGAATATTTCGGCCCCGGCCTCGCGTCGCTGAGCCTTGCCGACCGCGCGACGCTCGCGAACATGGCGCCCGAATATGGCGCAACGTGCGGCTTCTTCGGCGTCGACGACAAGACGCTCGATTACATGCGCCTGACCGGCCGCAGCGACGAGAATATCGCGCTGGTCGAAGCCTATGCCAAGGCGCAGGGGTTGTGGATCGTCGAGGGCGCCGCCGACCCGATCTTCACCGACACGCTCGAACTCGACCTTGGCAGCGTCGTCCCGTCGCTCGCCGGGCCGAAGCGTCCGCAGGACCGCGTCTCGCTCCCCGACGTCGACGATGTGTTCAACGCCGACATGGTCAACACCTATAAAAAGGCGCAGACGCGCGTGCCGGTCGAGGGCAGGGATTTCGACATCGGCGACGGCGACGTCACCATCGCCGCGATCACCAGCTGCACCAACACCTCGAACCCCGGCGTGCTCGTCGCCGCGGGTCTGGTCGCGAAGAAAGCCGACGCACTGGGGCTGAAGCCCAAGCCGTGGGTCAAGACCTCGCTCGCCCCGGGGTCGCAGGTCGTCACCGACTATCTCGAAAAGGCCGGGCTGCAGAAGCATCTCGACAATATCGGCTTCAACCTCGTCGGCTATGGCTGCACCACCTGCATCGGCAACTCGGGCCCGCTCGCCGAACCGATTTCGAAGGCGATCAACGAGAACGGCCTCGTCGCCGCGGCCGTGATTTCGGGCAACCGCAACTTCGAAGGCCGCGTGTCGCCCGACGTGCGCGCGAACTTCCTCGCTTCGCCGCCGCTCGTCGTCGCTTACGCGCTGAAGGGCACGGTGATCGAGGATTTCACCACCACCCCGATCGGACAGGACCAGCAGGGCAAGGACGTGTTCCTCGCCGACATCTGGCCGACCAATCTCGAAGTCGCCGATGCGGTGGCGGGTGCGGTGGACCGCGACATGTTCGAGGCGCGCTACGCCCATGTCTACAAGGGCGACGAGCATTGGCAGAAGATCGAGGTCGAAGGCTCGGATACGTACCAGTGGCGCGCCGGATCGACCTATGTCGCGAACCCGCCGTACTTCGAGGGCATGACGATGACCCCGGCGCCCGTGTCGGATATCATCGACGCCAAGCCGCTCGCGATCCTCGGCGACTCGATCACCACCGACCACATCTCGCCCGCGGGTTCGATCAAGGCGGACAGCCCGGCCGGCAAGTGGCTGATGGAACATCAGGTCGCCAAGGCCGACTTCAACAGCTACGGCGCCCGCCGCGGCCACCACGACGTGATGATGCGCGGCACCTTCGCCAACATCCGCATCAAGAATGAAATGGTCCCCGGCATCGAAGGCGGCATGTCGCGTTACGGCGCGGAGGTCATGCCGATCTATGACGCCGCGATGCGCCACAAGGCCGACGGCACGCCGCTCGTCGTCATCGCCGGTAAGGAATATGGCACCGGCTCGTCGCGCGACTGGGCGGCGAAGGGCACCAACCTGCTCGGTGTCCGCGCGGTGATCGTCGAAAGCTTCGAGCGCATCCACCGTTCGAACCTCGTCGGCATGGGCGTGCTGCCGCTGCAGTTCCAGGACGGCGACACGCGCGAGACGCTCGGCCTGACCGGCGACGACACCTTCACCATCACCGGCGTCGCCGACCTCAAGCCGCGCCAGACGGTCACGGTGAATGTCACGCGCGCCGACGGTTCGACCTTCAGCTTCGACACGCTCTGCCGCATCGATACGGCGAACGAGGTCGAATATTATATGAACGGCGGCATCCTGCATTATGTGCTGCGCAAGCTTGCCGCCTGA
- a CDS encoding CBU_0592 family membrane protein, which yields MSAEVIVIEAIGWAAAAIILAAYILLSLGRLEGRSYLYQWMNVVGAGGFIVNSGYNGAIPSAVLNVIWAAMGLFTLWSVWRVRQAARAIAP from the coding sequence ATGAGCGCCGAAGTCATCGTTATCGAAGCCATCGGCTGGGCGGCCGCCGCAATCATCCTCGCCGCCTATATCCTGCTGTCGCTCGGCAGACTCGAGGGGCGCAGCTATCTCTATCAGTGGATGAACGTCGTCGGCGCGGGCGGCTTCATCGTCAATTCGGGCTATAATGGCGCGATTCCGTCGGCGGTGCTCAACGTCATCTGGGCCGCGATGGGATTGTTCACCCTTTGGAGCGTGTGGCGCGTGCGGCAAGCGGCACGCGCCATCGCCCCTTAG
- a CDS encoding GntR family transcriptional regulator, producing the protein MGATEISRFAAKSAVETVADDILDLMRQGQIAPGQRLVEADIAARFDVARTTVREALQRLEAKGFLSQERHRGFIVRPLSRARLREIYDVRAALDAMAAQHAAPAIARDPAALDALDTLVAAMNAARAAGDMAAFTQLNARFHHLIRERADNRTLVAILEQLDQSVYHMQFRLLVERAGVFASQDDHQRLYGALRLGDGDTAAREAADHAQRALAELLKLPDVLFCKD; encoded by the coding sequence ATGGGAGCAACGGAAATCTCGCGATTCGCAGCGAAGTCGGCGGTTGAAACCGTCGCCGACGACATCCTCGACCTGATGCGCCAAGGTCAGATCGCGCCCGGCCAGCGGCTGGTCGAGGCAGACATCGCCGCGCGTTTCGATGTCGCGCGAACAACCGTCCGCGAAGCGTTGCAACGGCTCGAAGCGAAAGGATTTCTGTCGCAGGAACGGCACCGCGGCTTTATCGTCCGCCCGCTGTCACGGGCACGGCTGCGCGAGATATATGATGTTCGTGCCGCGCTCGATGCGATGGCGGCGCAGCACGCCGCACCGGCGATTGCGCGCGATCCCGCCGCGCTCGATGCGCTTGATACGCTAGTCGCGGCGATGAACGCGGCGCGGGCGGCGGGCGACATGGCCGCCTTCACACAGCTCAACGCACGCTTTCATCATCTGATCCGCGAACGCGCCGATAACCGAACCCTCGTCGCCATCCTCGAACAACTCGACCAGTCGGTTTATCATATGCAATTCCGGCTGCTCGTCGAACGCGCCGGCGTTTTCGCCAGCCAGGATGACCATCAAAGACTTTATGGCGCCCTTCGCCTGGGCGACGGCGACACTGCGGCGCGCGAAGCCGCCGACCATGCCCAGCGCGCATTGGCCGAGCTGCTCAAGCTTCCCGACGTGCTATTCTGCAAGGATTGA